In one window of Tellurirhabdus rosea DNA:
- a CDS encoding response regulator, whose translation MDLLKQPYKIFLVDDDEDDCFLTSKVMSNLAPCVDVDCIYRGDKMLQRLEVCDPADYPRLILLDLNMPILSGFEVLVRLKQHRLWRAIPVVIFTTSSDKRDEARSYELGANLFLTKPSQLKEMEALFYRYKDAMRSPVQN comes from the coding sequence GTGGACTTATTGAAACAGCCGTACAAAATTTTTCTGGTAGACGATGATGAGGATGATTGCTTTCTGACGAGCAAAGTCATGAGCAATCTGGCTCCCTGCGTAGACGTTGACTGCATTTATCGTGGAGACAAAATGTTGCAGCGGCTGGAAGTCTGCGATCCGGCGGACTATCCCCGCCTGATTCTGCTGGACCTGAACATGCCGATTCTGAGCGGTTTCGAGGTGCTGGTTCGGCTCAAGCAGCATCGTTTGTGGAGAGCAATTCCGGTGGTAATTTTCACCACCTCGTCGGACAAAAGGGACGAAGCCCGGTCGTACGAGCTGGGTGCCAACCTGTTCCTGACCAAGCCGTCCCAGCTAAAGGAAATGGAAGCGCTGTTTTACCGCTACAAGGATGCGATGAGGAGCCCGGTCCAGAATTAA